In Oryzias latipes chromosome 19, ASM223467v1, the genomic stretch GTCACTGTAATCAAAAGGAACTACAGTTAGGtacaaaaacctcaaaaaatacaaatcaccTTCAACATACAACCTTCTTATTGGCCTGTATAACATTCAATTCGAAATAATTCTATCTAACAGTTagcttttttagcttatttttccctttttaaatgcTTGTGTTGAACTCTTTGTGTTTAGATTTTGATCTCTATGTAAGATTTCTTGTTAACTAAAAATTACTAGCTAATTTCACGACGTTCTAGTGATTTCATATAAGGATTAGTGTAATTTTCCGATTTTTAGTGTACAGGTACCTCTTTTTGCTGTGGCAAGTGTGAAtttttgtattacttttttgtacAAAGAAAGTTCAAATCGGTTCATAAATTTATCTAATACTCACAACTGTGAATTCTCGTTATCTTCATGATCAGATGATGGATCCAGCTAATCATATTAATGATGCCAtgcctgttttcatttttaaagcttaGTTACTCACAGCAGGTCCGGGCAGACCCTGCATGCCAGTGAATCCTCTGTGTCCCTTGTGGCCTCTTTCTCCAGCCTCACCAGTCTCTCCTCTGTCTCCCTTAGCTCCAGCAGGGCCCTTTGAAACACGCCATCACAAGTTAGcctgaaataaatgtaaaattctgcaaaaaaattACCACTTTATATCAACTATAGAGGAACGTACAGCAGGTCCACGAACACCAGCAGGGCCGGCAGGACCAGAAGGACCAGCAGGACCCTAAAAGGGAGGAAGACCTTTTAACTTTCTACTGGACACAGATTGAAACATTCCAACAAGATTGAATTCATGAGCTGGCTGGAAGTGAGCTTACAGTCTCTCCACGGTCACCGGCCTTGCCGGAGGGGCCAACAGCACCTGGGGCTCCGGGCGCACCAGGGGGTCCAGGAGGCCCAGGAGTTCCACTCTCACCACGGTCTCCCTAAATGGACACTGCTTTAATACTCACGAAAGTAACACATGTTCAAATTAGTGAATGGTAATAAAATTACCTTGGGTCCAGGAGCTCCATCACGACCAGGAGCACCATCGTTACCAGCAGATCCCTGCAAAAATTtgtttgaaaagtgttttatgaCTGAGAAAGTGAAGGAATCTTTTGAAGGGGTCATTTTAGTTTTCTCAAAATCTTTTACCTCACGACCAGCCTCTCCAGGGGCACCAGAAAGCCCAGGAGGGCCAGCTGGTCCAGGGGCTCCACGCTCACCAACAGGTCCGGAAGCTCCCTGCTTTCCAGGCTCACCCTAAAAAAACACCCGAATTGACAGTTCAtggaggagacaaaaaaaaaagtgcattaaatGTGATTGCAGAGGGAATTTTTTGGAGACTACTCACAGCTGGTCCAGGCATACCAGGGAAACCACGCTCTCCACGCTGTCCAGGGAGACCAACAATACCACGCTGACCAGCGATACCTTGAGGTCCAGGGGCACCAGGGGTACcctaaacagtagaaaaatgtGGCCTGTTATTATTTAATAAGAAGAATATAGTGTGTTTTCACTTCTGTCAAAATAACAGAACACGTACAGCAGCTCCATCAGAACCGGGAGATCCCTTCTCTCCAGGGGGTCCTGGAGGTCCAGCAGCACCAGCTTCTCCTGGGCGTCCAGCAGGTCCAGTTTCACCACGTTGCCCTCTTGCTCCATCTTTGCCAACGGGTCCAACAGGTCCAGGAGGCCCAGCAGCTCCCTGGAAATCATTTATAGGTTATGACAAGAAACCTGGCAAAACAAGGCTGTTATGTGGGATGACGAGCCAGTGGAGAACACATTGGATAGTGTGTGAGGGAACTCACAGCAGGACCGGGAGGTCCAACTCTGCCAGCAGGTCCAGGGTAACCAGTAGGGccctaaagagaaaaaatgaaagtctAAATTAAATTTAAGAGGTGATGCAGAGAATTGAGAGATGATGGTTCACAACatgaaaatatgcaaaaattGGTGATTCAGGCAAAAAAATTGAATCATATTTAAAtcacatttagaaaacaaattatttattatttccattaatttatataaaacaaaaaaataaaaatacacttaTATAATAGTTTTAGTTGTATCTTTTCTCTTGTCTGAACATGCGTAATCAGAATTAGGAATGAAATACTAATTCCCGTTCATGCAGATCTTAAGAGAACTGCATGAATGTGCTTCTCTTGCTTAAAGCAGTGCTTTTAACCAGTGTGCCATGGTGACCTGATGTGCCATGAGAATttgtctaaaaaacatttatttccagGATATGAGCTCTgtattcatccaaacaggcccatGTGTTACACTGGGTTTGAGACTTCTGAATGATCATAAAAAACTTTCTTCTTTAGGTTTATTTGATTcttattaaagacactttgatgaaaatgcgGGTATATTTTTAATACAGATTACAGAGTTTAAACTTTTCCTTTATATATGTTGATTGAGGGTCTGCCCTGAGATTTTTACCAAGGGAAAATATACTTTGGTTAAAATAAGGTTGAGGGAAACTCTTTTTAAAAGGTAACAGTCGAAGCTTCTAAATACATGTGAAGtctgaaaaactgaaattgCAAACTTTCACTTgctaataaaacattaaacagtACAAAACTTTAATTCACTTAAACATTTAAAtccctttttctgtgttttattctttttgttaaGGCCACACGTTGCAAAGTCATAAAACACCCCAAAAAAGAGCAACCCTAAACATGTAGATATGTTTTTGCGTAGCTTTTCATAAATATCTGTACatcttcaacatttttaaatttctacGTAATTATAAACTTCAACTGAATACTTACAGGAGCACCAGCACCACCACGAGCACCTTTGGGTCCAGGAGGTCCAGCGGGTCCCtgttattgaaaaaaatcagtGATGCCAAATTAAGcccaataattaaaaacaagaataagtACCATACTCATCATCGTTGTATTTCTgatttttaggatttttctttGCGGAAAAACATATTGTTTGAGTGAGTTTTAGGTGACCCAACCTGAGGACCAGCGGCTCCGACAGGTCCAGCGGGTCCAGGAGCACCAGCATCTCCCTTAGGTCCAGTGTCTCCAGACTCTCCCTTGAGACCAGGTTGACCATCAGCACCCTAAAGAGAGAGCACCAGAAAATCATGAGTCATGTTTGATGATCAAAGGTGTATCAGTAATACTCATCCTGTAGATATAAGCAACAAACTGGTACTTACAGGAGGTCCAGCAAAGCCAGCGGGTCCAGGAGGTCCATTCTCTCCACGCTCACCCTTTTAGCACAAAAATGCAGAACCTCACAATATATAGTCTACATGCAGATGCGTATTCATTAAGGTGGAGCAACTTACGGGGGAACCACGAGGACCAGTCAGTCCAGCAACTCCAACGGGACCAGGCTCTCCCTAAAACCAGACAAGGAGAAAAAGTGGGTCAGTCAAGCttgttatttgatttgatttgattgtttaTTGAAATCACACAAATATATCAAACTCTTTTCAGAAATAACAAAatccattgtttaaaaaaaagaaaaaagaaacattaagaaGATGCCATCCTCTTAACAGTGTAGATTTTTGAAGTAATGCATAAAATACAAACTTGGGTCACATTAGATTCATTAAATATAATGATTATTAACTAAAGTCGAGTAGAGTTTGATAACTTCAATGATTTTCCAtagatgatttttcttttttaagaaacaaaagaaatggtGTTATCTGGATCTTACCTTCTCTCCCTGAGGACCGGGAGGTCCAGGCATTCCAATAAGACCAGTCATGCCACGGACACCATCTTTGCCAGCTGCACCATCAGCTCCTTTACCACCGGGGTCACCCTGACCAGGAAGAAATGTTGTTGAATTTCAGAGTCTGAATTTTAAGATcaaaaagaagtgagaaacttaTGTCCCAATGCCTCCCAGCTTGACACTCATCAtgaggggttggattggggggttaaaccaccataGTTCCCAagtgtggctgtgtctgcagctcaccgcttaTGTGGAGAACAGATTTCACACACCAACTACTGGGACTtaaactttttaacatttggTCTTTTAGtcctctttgctacattatagTTTAGAAGTAAGTTTGGAAATAGTAGTTGATGgagcagaattttttttgtcttttagggAAGTTAAGACAGCAATTCagcattgtaaaaaataaagcctAAAGAAATAACaagcatttttgaaaacatgacTTCCATGAAATATTTGGTAACTAAAGAGCAAAGTAACTTAAGCAAGGAGAAAGAGTGCTGTGATACTCACTCTTTCTCCCTTAACTCCAGGGAGACCAGCAGCTCCTCGCTCTCCAGGCATTCCCTGCATACCGGGGGATCCCACACCACCGGGGGCACCAGCAGCACCAGGCTCAccctgcacacaaaaaaaagtttacatcaACATCTGTATGAGTCCCAAAGCTAGACCCTCTGTATACACGAGTGCATttgctttggggaaaaaacgCACATGGTTGCAGTATCCATGTTCGATTTGTGTGAATGATATCAAATTTCAAAGGTTAAAGTGTTTCATGCATCTCATTGGTTAAAAACgtagaaaacaataaatgtatctaaaaacaaatcaaatgttgTTTAGTCAAACTTGTTGGTCATTTTAaaccagaaataaaaaacagttacaGAAAATTCCGTATTAATGGTGCCAGATGTGTTCTAGCTGCTGCTAGCTTCCACTAGCCCTAAAGAGCCCTAAATAGGCTACAGATCCTAAATCACAGAGAAAACTGGTAACATTTACTGATGATACCACAGCAGTTGGTTAAATGAATGAAAGGGAAGGTAAAACTGAATAATCCATTTAAAGATAATCTATTTTCAGTGTCATTAAATAGCTCCAATGAGTTCACAGAATTATATCATGAAGTCGTGAGAGATAATCAAGGTCCTTCATTCAGTCTTAAGATTGACAAAGATAAGCGAGGTCAGTACAATAACTTCCTCTGAGAGGGATTGGATAAACCATTGTTCCATCTTTGGAGTCATTTTGATTCCAGGAGTTTGTAAATAAGCTACAGGgttagattttcttttgaattttgcAGGGTCTCATTCTGGCAGTAACCAGGTTTCAGTATAAAGAGggattgtttatgtttttagtaCTCATTGATGCTTTGTAAGAAACAGCTAAAACCTTTTGAGAAAAACATGACACaagagcaacaaaaaatggATAGGAAAGGAAAAATGATAATTATTGAATTTCACTCTGACTCTTGCTTGTTTTAAACATCTTAACCACGTGTGAGAAAATTAGACAAAGTTTGAGGGGTTATATTAGAATGCAGTTTATGAAAAAATCTGTCAGCTGATTGGTCATTCTTAAATGCAAACATTACTAAGTGTGAAGACtagaaaagagaataaaaatgaaactttagacATTAAGTTGTTCAGTTGTTTATTCCCACCAGCATTAATTCTGAGATTTTCTTGGTTTTGCATAACATCAATAagtgtgaaaaatgtgttttcaataaaaacacatattaTGACCCTTCCCTTTCATAATGGAAGTGTGAGAATAAGTCTCTTTatggttcagttttttttaccatcaCACCCGGTTTATTCCCCCAGCTGTTTCTGAACAGTATATtttaatgcttgttttttttaattagacattgcctttttttcatgtcatatttcttgcttttttaGTCATATTTTTATCGTAGTTTGTGtgcgtttgtttgtttctgagaATAAGCACCTGTCCACAAGCCTGGTCTTCTGTGTTTGGGCTCTTCAGCCACTACTCCAGACAGGAAGAAGAGGCTGATATAGTGCATACACATAGCCCATATAGGAAATGTAGGTTTatctaaaaaagtttatttttcttcaaactcaGTTGTAGTGTTCCTTGTAGTTATGAGAAgcttactttgtatttttttctacctGTGTTTATACAAAATTTATTTATCCTCAGTTGTGAGCTCATACAGGATGTCATTAACAACAAAAACCCATTAACCTTCAGAAACATACCTTAGGTCCATCGttaccagcagaaccaggagCACCACGAGGTCCAGCTGGACCAGCAGGCCCATTGCCACCACGCTCTCCAGGGAATCCCCTTTCACCCTGCAGGTTAGATAATTAAATCCTTCAGAGCCCTTTAAGTGACCAGTAATACAATCTCCACAAGACACTAGAAGGGTTTTGAAAAGGTGTGAGACACTTACTCTGGCTCCAGATGGGCCAGGAGGTCCAGCTTCACCAGGAACACCCTAAAGACAAGAGAAAGACGATTTCAGAGTCCAAATTTAAGGCATTGTCATCAATCCAACTGTCTAAATTGTGACTAAATTCAGGGTAGAAATCTGAAATGTAATAATTCTTTGTGAATCATACCTGCTCACCAGGCTTGCCAGTTTCACCTGTTGCACCTTGAGGTCCAGGAAGACCCTTTACGCAGATAAAAGATTTCAGTGAGGCAATGCAACCAAGAAATGTCACACAAAACCTTGAGCATTTTGGCAGCTGAGGTGAAATCTTACCTGGAAACCATTAGGACCAGCAGGTCCCTGCTCTCCCTTCTCTCCAGCAGCACCCTGCACAAAGATGAGGAGAAACATGCAACAAAATTCAGGAACAACTCATGCTAAAAGTAGTTTGTTCTCAGGGATTATGAATAATAACACGTTCAACTCATCACCTTTAATTCAACCCAAGTAGAAAACATGATTGCTAATAGCAAAAAGAAGCTGAGATACTTACAGCAGGTCCAGCAGGTCCAGGAGCACCAACATCACCATCTTTGCCAGGAGCACCCTAAAAACATTAATCAGTAAACTTTTATTTCCTGCTTCTAGTTTTTCATATGTTTTGAATGATCCAGCTTGCAGAAAAGCACCCTAGTTTGTacaatttagaaatgtttcttttacttACAACGGCACCAACAGGTCCAGCGGGGCCTCTTTCACCAGGCTTACCATTTTCACCCTGTCAGAAAGACAAAAGTTTACAGAAGAGGTCAAGATCATGAAGCTTTATTGAGCTTTGTGATAAAAAGCTTACACACGTTCATACACTCTGTCTGAATGCTATTTATTAGTGAACTTTATCCTGCACTGAGTTGCAGCATGAATCTGCCAGAACAGTTCCTTGCACTACATTTTCCTTAACATTTCAGTATTACTAgtgattatttatttctttttttttcttgtattacAAGCAACTTTTATCAAAATGAATTGATTTGACTCACAGAACTTCCTTTGGGTCCGGGGAATCCCATGACACCAGGCTGTCCTCTGGCCCCAGGAGGGCCAGCAGGTCCTGTGCGACCGTCTTGTCCGGGAGCGCCCTAGCATTTAattagcaaataaataaaaaagagaacatgTTAACATTTGAACACGTTTCTAGTGATTCCCCATATTCTTCATCTTCCATAATTCAGAAATCATACAAACTCACAGCAGGTCCAGCTTTGCCATCAGGCCCAGGACTTCCAGGGCTACCAGTCACACcctaaaaagttaaaacaacagATGTGCGGGATGCAGATGTGAGAAATGCtctcatcaacatttttttttgttttatttttatttttaaccaacCTTGGATCCAGGAGCACCAGGTGCACCAGGGGATCCAGATTCACCAGTGGCTCCTTGGGGTCCCATTGGTCCAGGGGCACCACGCTCACCAGGGGCACCCTGAAACACAAGTTAAAAAGAGTCAAGAGGAGTTTCTCCAAGTactaaatgttgaaaaagtAACATCTAATTGTTTCTTTATCAAGTGCACTTTTTGACTTGAACTGTTGGATAAATCAATGTGCTCACCTTTGGACCACCAGCTCCATCAGCACCAGGGAAACCTCGAGCACCAGGAGCACCCTAGAACACACAAACCAATCACATTAATTACCTAAATACACTTTGTGCAcaaaaaccttaaatgtgttaaacttTCAAAGGCATAATTcgcatttttagcattttacctgtctaaaatacatatttatatgtgactgacaaaaaagtGGTCAAGCTGAGCAAAAGATGAAGGACAACGTACACGCTCTCCAGGGGCTCCACGGGCTCCAGCACCACCAGGCTCTCCACGAGGTCCTCTCTTTCCTTCTTCACCTGATGGGCCAGGAAGTCCCTGAAGTCCAGCTGGGCCCTAGAAAAAGATGGAAACCATCAGTTATAATTCCACCCACAAGTGGCTgatatttgaaatgtttcaccACTGTAGTTTTAAAACTTACAGGTTCACCCTTGGCTCCAGCCTCTCCCTTAGGACCAGGAGGACCAGGATCACCCTGTTGACAGAATCCATTTTCGTTCAGGGTGTTGGATGATCCTTGCAATTTATAAACttggcaaactttttttaaaatcaacatgCAAAATTGCTTACTTACATTGTTACCTTTCTGACCCTGAGCACCAACAGCTCCCTGACCTCCAGGGGGACCACGCATACCAGGCATACCAGGAGCACCAGTAATACCGGCCATACCCTGAGGGAAAGAAAATGAGGATGAAGAGTTTTGCAGTATCCAGAATCAAACAATACTGTTATGATCATCCTGTGGTAAACTTACAGGAGAGCCCTTAGCACCGGGGTTACCATCAGAACCGGGATTACCCTGTTACaataataatcacaaaaatGATAAGAGTGCTTGGCATCTCATTTATAAaccaaaattacaacaaaaaaaaaacattaacagtcTTTACTTACAGCAGGaccagcagctccagcaggGCCTGGGTTACCAGGCTCACCACGTGCACCCTGTGGTCCTTCAGCTCCACGACCTCCCTGAGGACCTGTTTCTCCCTGTGGAGTCAAACAGGTACAGTAACCAAAACGCTCACCTTTTACACCAACTGAAATATACATCAGTACTTTTCTCTGTTCACCTATTGatgatttaattaaaatatatttatgaaagaaaaatcaCTTGTGCTTTATTAGATGCTAgtagtagatgctaaattaaggtaattttggagccgAGGTGGTTAAAAGCATATTTGCATGAATAGGTGTCAGACTTAAACAGACTTAATTGATTTTATGTTCAATTCAAAATGAATTTGTTCCTTtgatatattacatttgaaaatatattgggagagtgatttattttttactttctaaATCTTAAACAGGTTTAAGTGTTTTTGTATGTATGAAATGGCCATTACAGATTAAAAATGACTATCTGGTGGTTGGATTTTTATATTACCGGTAGTATCACATAAAGGAGCCTGTATTACCTGTTGCACCAATTTTCTCTATGCTCCCTGATAGAATACCAAACAGTCAGTAGAGTTTGCATATGAAATATTATTTATGTGCTAATCTAAACACATCTCCAATACCAAGAATGTATCAGTCATAGTATTCTACAAAAAATTACTATAAAATCAGGATTAAGGATCCTTAGAGttagaaatgtttttgacaAATTGGTCATTGTctaacattttttcatgttaGACAATGTAAATTCAGCAACAGCTCGTtaccaaatgtatttttatctgCAAACAACACTGACTGACTTACCTTAGCACCAGGACCACCTGGGAATCCAGGGGGGCCAGCAGGTCCGGTAGGGCCCTGGATAAGATTAAAACACAGAACATTATTAGTCCTTGAATCACTCATTGTGTTTGCTGACAAAAAATAACTCAAAGATGTTGATGCACTTATACAACTTCAGTTTTGTGTGTTGTAGTACTTACAGGAGGACCAGCAGCACCAGTGTTACC encodes the following:
- the LOC101162163 gene encoding collagen alpha-1(I) chain isoform X1; protein product: MFSFVDIRLALLLSATALLVRGQGEDDNRSAGCEMNGEFYNENDVFKPEPCKMCTCQNGQPLCDEVYCEDILDCEDPYIPEGECCPVCNDGQEDYKMPEGPEGPRGDPGPAGPPGRDGIPGQPGLPGPPGLPGAPGTTGIGGNFSPQMSFDPSKSSGPPVPGPMGPLGPRGPPGPPGASGPQGFNGPPGEPGEPGASGPMGPRGPGGPPGKNGDDGEPGKPGRPGERGSAGPQGARGFPGTPGLPGIKGHRGFSGLDGAKGDAGPAGPKGEPGAPGENGIPGAMGARGLPGERGRPGAPGPAGARGNDGNTGAAGPPGPTGPAGPPGFPGGPGAKGETGPQGGRGAEGPQGARGEPGNPGPAGAAGPAGNPGSDGNPGAKGSPGMAGITGAPGMPGMRGPPGGQGAVGAQGQKGNNGDPGPPGPKGEAGAKGEPGPAGLQGLPGPSGEEGKRGPRGEPGGAGARGAPGERGAPGARGFPGADGAGGPKGAPGERGAPGPMGPQGATGESGSPGAPGAPGSKGVTGSPGSPGPDGKAGPAGAPGQDGRTGPAGPPGARGQPGVMGFPGPKGSSGENGKPGERGPAGPVGAVGAPGKDGDVGAPGPAGPAGAAGEKGEQGPAGPNGFQGLPGPQGATGETGKPGEQGVPGEAGPPGPSGARGERGFPGERGGNGPAGPAGPRGAPGSAGNDGPKGEPGAAGAPGGVGSPGMQGMPGERGAAGLPGVKGERGDPGGKGADGAAGKDGVRGMTGLIGMPGPPGPQGEKGEPGPVGVAGLTGPRGSPGERGENGPPGPAGFAGPPGADGQPGLKGESGDTGPKGDAGAPGPAGPVGAAGPQGPAGPPGPKGARGGAGAPGPTGYPGPAGRVGPPGPAGAAGPPGPVGPVGKDGARGQRGETGPAGRPGEAGAAGPPGPPGEKGSPGSDGAAGTPGAPGPQGIAGQRGIVGLPGQRGERGFPGMPGPAGEPGKQGASGPVGERGAPGPAGPPGLSGAPGEAGREGSAGNDGAPGRDGAPGPKGDRGESGTPGPPGPPGAPGAPGAVGPSGKAGDRGETGPAGPSGPAGPAGVRGPAGPAGAKGDRGETGEAGERGHKGHRGFTGMQGLPGPAGPSGERGPAGSSGPAGPRGPAGNNGSPGKDGVNGMPGPIGPPGPRGRNGDMGPAGPPGPPGLPGPPGPPGSGFDFVSQPIQEKAPDPLRGGYRADDPNMVRDRDMEVDTTLKTLSQRVEKIRSPDGSQKSPARMCRDLRMCHPEWKSGMYWVDPNQGSPLDAIKVHCNMETGETCVSPSQSSIPMKNWYRTKNIREKKHVWFSESMTGGFQFQYGGSEADPEDVNIQIAFMRLMSNQASQNITYHCKNSIAYMDSATGNLKKALLLQGSSDTEIRAEGNSRFTYSVSEDGCTSHTGTWGKTVIDYKTPKTSRLPIIDIAPMDVGGPDQEFGVEVGPVCFL
- the LOC101162163 gene encoding collagen alpha-1(I) chain isoform X2 encodes the protein MFSFVDIRLALLLSATALLVRGQGEDDNRSAGCEMNGEFYNENDVFKPEPCKMCTCQNGQPLCDEVYCEDILDCEDPYIPEGECCPVCNDGQEDYKMPEGPEGPRGDPGPAGPPGRDGIPGQPGLPGPPGLPGAPGTTGIGGNFSPQMSFDPSKSSGPPVPGPMGPLGPRGPPGPPGASGPQGFNGPPGEPGEPGASGPMGPRGPGGPPGKNGDDGEPGKPGRPGERGSAGPQGARGFPGTPGLPGIKGHRGFSGLDGAKGDAGPAGPKGEPGAPGENGIPGAMGARGLPGERGRPGAPGPAGARGNDGNTGAAGPPGPTGPAGPPGFPGGPGAKGETGPQGGRGAEGPQGARGEPGNPGPAGAAGPAGNPGSDGNPGAKGSPGMAGITGAPGMPGMRGPPGGQGAVGAQGQKGNNGDPGPPGPKGEAGAKGEPGPAGLQGLPGPSGEEGKRGPRGEPGGAGARGAPGERGAPGARGFPGADGAGGPKGAPGERGAPGPMGPQGATGESGSPGAPGAPGSKGVTGSPGSPGPDGKAGPAGAAGEKGEQGPAGPNGFQGLPGPQGATGETGKPGEQGVPGEAGPPGPSGARGERGFPGERGGNGPAGPAGPRGAPGSAGNDGPKGEPGAAGAPGGVGSPGMQGMPGERGAAGLPGVKGERGDPGGKGADGAAGKDGVRGMTGLIGMPGPPGPQGEKGEPGPVGVAGLTGPRGSPGERGENGPPGPAGFAGPPGADGQPGLKGESGDTGPKGDAGAPGPAGPVGAAGPQGPAGPPGPKGARGGAGAPGPTGYPGPAGRVGPPGPAGAAGPPGPVGPVGKDGARGQRGETGPAGRPGEAGAAGPPGPPGEKGSPGSDGAAGTPGAPGPQGIAGQRGIVGLPGQRGERGFPGMPGPAGEPGKQGASGPVGERGAPGPAGPPGLSGAPGEAGREGSAGNDGAPGRDGAPGPKGDRGESGTPGPPGPPGAPGAPGAVGPSGKAGDRGETGPAGPSGPAGPAGVRGPAGPAGAKGDRGETGEAGERGHKGHRGFTGMQGLPGPAGPSGERGPAGSSGPAGPRGPAGNNGSPGKDGVNGMPGPIGPPGPRGRNGDMGPAGPPGPPGLPGPPGPPGSGFDFVSQPIQEKAPDPLRGGYRADDPNMVRDRDMEVDTTLKTLSQRVEKIRSPDGSQKSPARMCRDLRMCHPEWKSGMYWVDPNQGSPLDAIKVHCNMETGETCVSPSQSSIPMKNWYRTKNIREKKHVWFSESMTGGFQFQYGGSEADPEDVNIQIAFMRLMSNQASQNITYHCKNSIAYMDSATGNLKKALLLQGSSDTEIRAEGNSRFTYSVSEDGCTSHTGTWGKTVIDYKTPKTSRLPIIDIAPMDVGGPDQEFGVEVGPVCFL